The following proteins are encoded in a genomic region of Macrobrachium nipponense isolate FS-2020 chromosome 44, ASM1510439v2, whole genome shotgun sequence:
- the LOC135204124 gene encoding uncharacterized protein LOC135204124, producing the protein MHKRVRISRLYIKRRSSYAKQAIWSSVAFCFKGVQKPPAKGFIMNTLVLLCAVVAGASASTFYTGIYGHSGIVNYDGNNVQFTPEEAANIILVGPSGVVTRDGNNLQRLPDHSRSKRNVGYVNNKGSIGYSGVVRTDGTIQAFTPEDIDNIVLFGPSGVVTKDGQNWQLDENLNIRRTKRHLVGDSGIITRDGTPVQFKRAGVKILLEGPSGFLLTDGTQVQFRSKRDTQYGHYFGTSGVVTKDGKQFQFPHGATVVSAGPSGVVFSNGQNIQF; encoded by the exons ATGCACAAGAGGGTGCGGATTTCCAGGCTGTATATAAAAAGGCGTTCGTCCTACGCCAAGCAAGCCATTTGGTCTTCAGTAGCCTTTTGCTTCAAAGGAGTTCAGAAGCCACCGGCAAAAGGATTCATCATGAACACCCTG GTCTTGCTGTGTGCCGTGGTAGCAGGGGCTAGCGCCTCAACCTTCTACACTGGCATCTACGGTCACTCAGGAATCGTCAATTATGATGGCAACAATGTCCAATTCACTCCCGAGGAAGCAGCCAACATCATCCTTGTCGGCCCTTCTGGCGTTGTGACAAGGGACGGAAATAACCTGCAGCGTCTCCCAGATCACAGCAGAAGCAAAAGGAACGTCGGCTACGTCAACAACAAGGGCAGCATTGGCTACTCCGGAGTGGTGAGGACTGACGGCACCATCCAAGCCTTCACACCAGAGGACATCGACAACATTGTGCTCTTTGGGCCCTCTGGAGTTGTCACCAAGGACGGCCAAAACTGGCAACTCGACGAGAACCTCAACATCCGTCGTACCAAGAGACATCTGGTTGGTGATTCTGGAATCATTACCAGGGATGGTACTCCCGTCCAGTTCAAGAGAGCCGGAGTCAAAATCCTTCTCGAGGGTCCATCTGGTTTCCTTTTGACCGACGGCACTCAGGTGCAGTTCCGTTCCAAGAGAGACACTCAATATGGCCACTACTTTGGAACCTCTGGCGTCGTCACCAAGGATGGAAAACAATTCCAGTTTCCACATGGTGCAACGGTTGTGAGCGCTGGGCCCTCTGGCGTAGTTTTCTCTAATGGCCAAAATATTCAGTTCTAA
- the LOC135204125 gene encoding uncharacterized protein LOC135204125 — MNCLVLLCTVVAGASAANFYRGIIGHSGIVNYDGNNVQFTPEQADNIVLVGPSGVVTRDGKNMQRLPDEHRAKRDVGFVNNKGSFGLSGVVRTDGTIEAFSAADTDNIVLIGPSGVVTKDGQNWQLDENLHIRRSKRHLIGESGMITRDGTQIQFKEPGVKVILEGPSGLLLSDGTQVQLRSKRATNAFGHTYGDSGIITKDGKQYQLPHGVSVLIAGPSAAVLSNGEIINF, encoded by the exons ATGAACTGCTTA GTTTTGCTGTGTACGGTGGTGGCAGGAGCCAGTGCCGCTAACTTTTACCGAGGTATCATTGGACATTCTGGAATCGTCAATTACGATGGCAACAATGTCCAGTTTACTCCCGAACAAGCAGACAACATCGTCTTAGTCGGACCCTCCGGAGTTGTGACCAGAGACGGAAAGAACATGCAGCGCCTTCCTGACGAGCACAGAGCCAAGAGAGACGTTGGTTTCGTCAACAACAAGGGCAGCTTCGGCCTCTCTGGAGTAGTGAGGACTGACGGCACCATCGAAGCCTTCTCTGCTGCGGACACTGACAACATCGTGCTGATTGGACCCTCTGGCGTTGTCACTAAAGACGGCCAAAACTGGCAACTCGATGAGAACTTGCACATCCGCCGTTCCAAGAGACACCTGATTGGCGAATCCGGAATGATCACCAGGGACGGCACTCAAATTCAATTCAAGGAACCTGGGGTCAAGGTCATCCTCGAGGGCCCCTCTGGCCTTCTGTTGTCTGACGGTACCCAAGTGCAGCTCCGGTCCAAGAGAGCCACTAACGCCTTCGGCCACACCTACGGCGACTCTGGTATCATCACCAAGGATGGAAAGCAGTACCAGCTACCCCATGGAGTATCTGTTCTGATTGCTGGTCCATCCGCCGCTGTTCTCTCCAACGGAGAAATTATCAATTTCTAA